The Longimicrobiaceae bacterium genome includes a window with the following:
- the rpsH gene encoding 30S ribosomal protein S8, with the protein MVTDPIADMLTRIRNAHLARHRRVDIPVSKLKIELARLLKDNHYVHDFKLLDDGKRQVLRLYLKYYQDKPVIRELRRVSKPGLRKYVGVQEIPRVRNGLGMAVLSTSRGVMTDSEARAAKVGGELLAIVW; encoded by the coding sequence ATGGTGACGGATCCGATTGCGGACATGCTCACGCGCATCCGCAACGCCCATCTCGCGCGGCACCGCCGAGTCGACATCCCGGTTTCCAAGCTGAAGATCGAGCTCGCTCGCCTTCTCAAGGACAACCACTACGTCCACGACTTCAAGCTTCTGGACGACGGCAAGCGCCAGGTCCTGCGCCTGTACCTGAAGTACTACCAGGACAAGCCGGTGATCCGCGAGCTGCGCCGGGTGTCCAAGCCCGGGCTGCGCAAGTACGTCGGCGTGCAGGAGATCCCGCGGGTGCGCAACGGCCTGGGCATGGCCGTGCTTTCCACCTCGCGCGGCGTCATGACCGACAGTGAGGCGCGGGCCGCCAAGGTAGGCGGCGAGCTCCTCGCCATCGTCTGGTAA
- a CDS encoding type Z 30S ribosomal protein S14: MARKALIEKANRKPKFGVRAYNRCNRCGRPRAFLRKFGLCRICFREMALRGEIPGVRKASW; this comes from the coding sequence ATGGCACGCAAGGCCCTGATCGAGAAGGCGAACCGGAAGCCCAAGTTCGGTGTACGCGCGTACAACCGCTGCAACCGCTGCGGCCGGCCCCGCGCGTTCCTGCGCAAGTTCGGGCTCTGCCGGATCTGCTTCCGTGAGATGGCGCTCCGCGGGGAGATCCCCGGGGTTCGCAAGGCGAGCTGGTAG
- the rplE gene encoding 50S ribosomal protein L5, producing MANENGSRAKPRLQRYYEEQVRGRLQSEFGFKTPMQVPRLEKVVINVGMGEANKNPKLLDAVVAELGLITGQKAVVTRAKKAISNFSLRENQPVGASVTLRRERMYEFLDRLINVAMPRIRDFRGVSTRSFDGRGNYTMGVKEQLIFPEIEYDKVERIHGMDITIVTSTDRDDEAVALLREMGMPFRGASPVLVEA from the coding sequence ATGGCCAATGAGAACGGAAGCAGGGCGAAGCCGCGCCTGCAGCGCTACTACGAGGAGCAGGTCCGCGGCCGGCTGCAGAGCGAGTTCGGGTTCAAGACCCCCATGCAGGTGCCCCGGCTGGAGAAGGTCGTCATCAACGTCGGGATGGGCGAGGCCAACAAGAACCCCAAGCTCCTCGACGCCGTCGTGGCCGAGCTGGGGCTGATCACCGGCCAGAAGGCCGTGGTCACCCGCGCCAAGAAGGCGATCTCCAACTTCAGCCTGCGCGAGAACCAGCCGGTCGGCGCCTCGGTCACGCTCCGCCGCGAGCGGATGTACGAGTTCCTCGACCGCCTGATCAACGTGGCGATGCCGCGCATCCGCGACTTCCGCGGCGTATCCACCCGCTCCTTCGACGGGCGCGGGAACTACACGATGGGCGTGAAGGAGCAGCTGATCTTCCCGGAGATCGAGTACGACAAGGTCGAGCGGATCCACGGGATGGACATCACGATCGTGACGTCCACCGACAGGGACGACGAGGCCGTGGCGCTCCTGCGGGAGATGGGCATGCCGTTCCGGGGTGCCTCTCCGGTCCTGGTCGAGGCGTAA
- the rplX gene encoding 50S ribosomal protein L24, translating into MKIRKGDRVKVISGNYKGHEGTVLRVEPDKNRVVVQGANLRKRHMRPSQTNPEGGIVQFEAPVHASNVMLVDPGTGEPTRVRAQVNGDGSKDRVGVRSGKVIPKA; encoded by the coding sequence ATGAAGATCCGCAAGGGCGACCGGGTGAAGGTCATCAGCGGCAACTACAAGGGGCACGAGGGCACCGTCCTTCGCGTCGAGCCGGACAAGAACCGCGTCGTCGTCCAGGGGGCGAACCTGCGCAAGCGCCACATGCGCCCGTCGCAGACCAACCCCGAGGGCGGCATCGTGCAGTTCGAGGCGCCGGTGCACGCGTCCAACGTGATGCTGGTCGATCCCGGCACCGGCGAGCCGACCCGGGTCCGCGCGCAGGTGAACGGGGACGGGAGCAAGGACCGCGTCGGCGTCCGCTCCGGCAAGGTGATCCCCAAGGCGTGA
- the rplN gene encoding 50S ribosomal protein L14: MIQQESIVRIADNSGAKRALVIRVLGGSKRRYARIGDIVVVAVKDALPDGTVKKGDVAKAVVVRTTKEMRRKDGSYIRFDENAAVIINNEGEPRATRIFGPVGRELREKRFMKIVSLAPEVL, from the coding sequence ATGATCCAGCAAGAATCGATCGTCAGGATCGCGGACAACAGCGGCGCGAAGCGGGCGCTGGTGATCCGGGTCCTCGGCGGCAGCAAGCGGCGCTACGCCCGCATCGGCGACATCGTCGTCGTGGCGGTGAAGGACGCGCTTCCGGACGGGACCGTCAAGAAGGGCGACGTCGCCAAGGCGGTGGTGGTCCGCACCACCAAGGAGATGCGGCGCAAGGACGGGTCGTACATCCGCTTCGACGAGAACGCCGCCGTCATCATCAACAACGAGGGCGAGCCCCGCGCCACCCGCATCTTCGGGCCGGTGGGGCGTGAGCTCCGCGAGAAGCGCTTCATGAAGATCGTCTCGCTCGCCCCGGAGGTGCTCTGA
- the rpsQ gene encoding 30S ribosomal protein S17, with the protein MSENENTQGQEERGRRKSRVGTVVSDKMDKTVVVTVERRFPHPLYGKQMTRSKKFHAHDENNEYHVGDVVRIVETRPLSKLKRWRVAEVIERAR; encoded by the coding sequence ATGAGCGAGAACGAGAACACCCAGGGCCAGGAAGAGCGCGGCCGCCGCAAGTCGCGGGTCGGCACCGTCGTCTCCGACAAGATGGACAAGACGGTCGTCGTCACCGTGGAGCGCCGCTTCCCGCACCCGCTGTACGGGAAGCAGATGACCCGCAGCAAGAAGTTCCACGCACACGACGAGAACAACGAGTACCACGTCGGCGACGTGGTCCGCATCGTCGAGACGCGCCCGCTGAGCAAGCTGAAGCGCTGGCGGGTCGCCGAGGTGATCGAGCGCGCCAGATAA
- the rpmC gene encoding 50S ribosomal protein L29 has translation MKSARSRGTDAETLRGMSVEDLEARAEQLREEQFRLRFRAATTQLENPMLVRDIRRDIARINTILHERQHSGEGAR, from the coding sequence ATGAAGTCCGCACGCAGCCGCGGCACCGACGCCGAGACCCTCCGCGGGATGAGCGTCGAGGACCTGGAGGCCCGCGCCGAGCAGCTCCGCGAGGAGCAGTTCCGGCTCCGCTTCCGGGCCGCCACGACCCAGCTGGAGAACCCCATGCTGGTGCGTGACATCCGGCGCGACATCGCGCGCATCAACACCATCCTGCACGAGCGGCAACATTCCGGCGAGGGCGCACGCTGA
- the rplP gene encoding 50S ribosomal protein L16: MLAPKRVKYRKQMKGRMRGKATRGNFVAFGDFGLQAMEPGWITNRTIESARIAMTRHIKRGGKVWIRIFPDKSLTKKPLEVRMGKGKGNPEFWVAVVKPGRIMFELEHSNREMARRALELAAAKLPVKCKIVEREKPAVAAAVEGGEG; this comes from the coding sequence ATGCTTGCCCCTAAGCGAGTAAAGTACCGTAAGCAGATGAAGGGCCGCATGCGGGGGAAGGCGACCCGCGGCAACTTCGTTGCCTTCGGCGACTTCGGCCTGCAGGCGATGGAGCCGGGCTGGATCACCAACCGCACCATCGAGTCGGCCCGTATCGCCATGACCCGCCATATCAAGCGTGGCGGCAAGGTCTGGATCCGGATCTTCCCCGACAAGTCGCTGACCAAGAAGCCGCTCGAGGTCCGCATGGGCAAGGGGAAGGGTAACCCGGAGTTCTGGGTGGCCGTCGTCAAGCCCGGCCGGATCATGTTCGAGCTGGAGCACTCCAACCGCGAGATGGCGCGCCGGGCCCTGGAGCTCGCCGCGGCCAAGCTCCCGGTGAAGTGCAAGATCGTGGAGCGGGAGAAGCCCGCCGTCGCCGCCGCGGTCGAGGGAGGTGAGGGATGA
- the rpsC gene encoding 30S ribosomal protein S3 yields the protein MGQKTHPRGFRLGIVAPWKSRWYAERDFPRLLVEDETIRKYLNQRLGHASIAEVEIERKPGKVIVTVHTARPGVVIGKGGSEVDKLRDELGRLTKTNEVAINVEEVKRPEVDAQLVADSIAHQLVQRVSFRRAMKRSVQNAMRAGAEGIKIQVGGRLNGAEIARSESYKEGRIPLQTLRADIDYAQSTARTTYGTIGVKVWVFKGEVVENRRGRTYSSDA from the coding sequence GTGGGACAGAAGACCCATCCGAGAGGGTTCCGGCTCGGGATCGTCGCTCCCTGGAAGTCCCGCTGGTACGCGGAGCGCGACTTCCCGCGGCTCCTCGTCGAGGACGAGACGATCCGGAAGTACCTGAACCAGCGCCTGGGGCACGCGTCGATCGCCGAGGTCGAGATCGAGCGCAAGCCCGGAAAGGTCATCGTCACCGTCCACACCGCCCGTCCGGGCGTGGTGATCGGCAAGGGCGGCTCCGAGGTCGACAAGCTGCGTGACGAGCTGGGCCGGCTGACCAAGACCAACGAGGTCGCGATCAACGTCGAGGAGGTGAAGCGCCCCGAGGTGGACGCCCAGCTCGTCGCCGACAGCATCGCGCACCAGCTCGTCCAGCGGGTCTCCTTCCGCCGCGCCATGAAGCGCTCCGTGCAGAACGCGATGCGCGCCGGGGCGGAGGGGATCAAGATCCAGGTCGGCGGCCGCCTGAACGGCGCGGAGATCGCGCGCTCCGAGAGCTACAAGGAGGGGCGCATCCCGCTCCAGACCCTTCGCGCGGACATCGACTACGCGCAGTCCACCGCGCGCACCACGTACGGGACCATCGGCGTGAAGGTATGGGTGTTCAAGGGCGAGGTGGTGGAGAACCGCCGCGGCCGCACCTACTCCAGCGACGCCTGA
- the rplV gene encoding 50S ribosomal protein L22: MQARAMAKNVGMSPRKMRLVVDLIRGRSVNEAYSILKFSKKAATTPIEKALRSAVANAQQKADAQGTFLDVDDMVVREAFVNEGPTMKRFSPRAMGRATPIMKRSSHLTIIVDEKE; encoded by the coding sequence ATGCAAGCTCGTGCAATGGCCAAGAACGTCGGGATGTCGCCCCGCAAGATGCGGCTGGTCGTCGACCTGATCCGCGGGCGGAGCGTGAACGAGGCGTACTCCATCCTGAAGTTCTCCAAGAAGGCCGCCACCACTCCCATCGAGAAGGCGCTCCGCTCCGCCGTCGCCAACGCGCAGCAGAAGGCCGACGCGCAGGGCACCTTCCTCGACGTGGACGACATGGTCGTCCGTGAGGCGTTCGTCAACGAGGGTCCGACGATGAAGCGGTTCTCTCCGCGCGCCATGGGCCGCGCGACGCCGATCATGAAGCGGTCCAGCCACCTCACCATCATCGTCGACGAGAAGGAGTAA
- the rpsS gene encoding 30S ribosomal protein S19, translating into MPRSLKKGPFIEESLLKKVRQMNERGEKRVVKTWSRSSTVTPEFIGHTLAVHNGNKFIPVYLTENMVGHKLGEFAPTRMFRGHGGKLADKRARAR; encoded by the coding sequence ATGCCGAGAAGTCTCAAGAAGGGGCCCTTCATCGAGGAGAGCCTCCTCAAGAAGGTCCGGCAGATGAACGAGCGGGGCGAGAAGCGCGTGGTCAAGACCTGGTCGCGCAGCTCCACCGTCACCCCCGAGTTCATCGGCCACACGCTCGCGGTGCACAACGGGAACAAGTTCATCCCCGTGTACCTCACGGAGAACATGGTCGGGCACAAGCTCGGCGAGTTCGCCCCCACCCGCATGTTCCGCGGGCACGGCGGCAAGCTGGCCGACAAGCGCGCGCGCGCGCGTTAG